One Vidua chalybeata isolate OUT-0048 chromosome 22, bVidCha1 merged haplotype, whole genome shotgun sequence genomic region harbors:
- the GABRD gene encoding gamma-aminobutyric acid receptor subunit delta isoform X2, with amino-acid sequence MLVLNKNTEPRRQKDESNTLPQVPPFISLRAMSDIGDYIGSNIEISWLPNLDDLMKGYARNFRPGIGGPPVNVALAIEVASIDHISEVNMEYTMTVFLHQSWRDDRLSYNHTNETLGLDSRFVDKLWLPDTFIVNAKSAWFHDVTVENKLIRLQPDGVILYSIRITSTVACDMDLSKYPMDEQECMLDLESYGYSSEDIVYHWSENQEEIHGLDKLQLAQFTITNYQFTTEIMNFKSGQFPRLSLHFHLRRNRGVYIIQSYVPSILLVAMSWVSFWISQSAVPARVSLGITTVLTMTTLMVSARSSLPRASAIKALDVYFWICYVFVFAALVEYAFAHFNADYMKKQKNKIKARRQSAEINVKNAIVLFSLSIAGVNQELAISNRQHRIPRSLPGSYGTIEIETGETKQQQGMKLDKKTGLKSLFKPIDADTIDIYARAVFPAAFAAVNVIYWVAYTM; translated from the exons AGCTATGAGTGACATCGGAGATTACATAGGTTCCAACATTGAAATCTCCTGGTTGCCCAACCTGGATGATTTGATGAAAGGGTACGCACGAAATTTCAGGCCTGGGATTGGAG GTCCTCCCGTTAATGTTGCTCTGGCAATCGAAGTAGCCAGCATTGACCACATCTCAGAAGTGAACATG GAATACACCATGACAGTATTTTTGCACCAGAGCTGGCGAGACGATCGTCTGTCTTACAACCACACCAATGAAACTCTGGGCTTGGACAGCAGGTTTGTGGACAAGCTCTGGTTGCCAGATACTTTCATAGTCAATGCCAAGTCTGCCTGGTTCCATGATGTGACTGTGGAAAACAAACTTATCAGGCTCCAGCCAGATGGAGTCATTTTATACAGCATCAG GATTACCTCAACAGTGGCCTGTGACATGGACCTTTCCAAGTACCCAATGGATGAGCAGGAATGCATGTTGGATTTGGAGAGCT ATGGCTACTCTTCAGAGGACATTGTCTACCACTGGTCAGAAAACCAGGAGGAGATCCATGGGCTGGATAAGCTGCAGCTTGCTCAATTCACAATTACCAATTACCAGTTCACAACAGAAATTATGAACTTCAAATCTG GTCAGTTTCCCAGGCTCAGTCTCCACTTCCACCTTCGGCGAAATCGAGGAGTTTACATCATCCAGTCTTATGTCCCTTCCATCCTACTGGTGGCCATGTCGTGGGTGTCCTTCTGGATCAGCCAGTCAGCTGTGCCTGCCAGGGTGTCACTAG GTATCACTACTGTTCTTACAATGACCACTCTGATGGTCAGTGCCCGATCCTCACTCCCACGAGCCTCTGCCATCAAGGCACTGGACGTTTACTTCTGGATCTGCTACGTGTTTGTCTTTGCTGCACTGGTGGAATATGCCTTTGCACATTTCAATGCTGACTacatgaaaaagcagaagaacaaGATAAAGGCGAGAAGGCAGAGTGCAGAG ATCAACGTGAAGAATGCCATTGTTCTGTTTTCCCTCTCCATAGCTGGTGTGAACCAGGAACTGGCAATTTCTAACAGGCAGCACCGAATTCCCAGAAGCCTGCCTGGATCATATGGCACAATAGAAATAGAAACTGGAGagacaaaacagcagcagggaatgaAACTGGACAAAAAGACTGGCCTGAAGTCCCTCTTTAAGCCCATTGATGCTGACACCATTGACATTTATGCCAGAGCCGTGTTCCCAGCAGCCTTTGCAGCAGTCAATGTTATATAC
- the GABRD gene encoding gamma-aminobutyric acid receptor subunit delta isoform X1, which translates to MLVLNKNTEPRRQKDESNTLPQVPPFISLRAMSDIGDYIGSNIEISWLPNLDDLMKGYARNFRPGIGGPPVNVALAIEVASIDHISEVNMEYTMTVFLHQSWRDDRLSYNHTNETLGLDSRFVDKLWLPDTFIVNAKSAWFHDVTVENKLIRLQPDGVILYSIRITSTVACDMDLSKYPMDEQECMLDLESYGYSSEDIVYHWSENQEEIHGLDKLQLAQFTITNYQFTTEIMNFKSAGQFPRLSLHFHLRRNRGVYIIQSYVPSILLVAMSWVSFWISQSAVPARVSLGITTVLTMTTLMVSARSSLPRASAIKALDVYFWICYVFVFAALVEYAFAHFNADYMKKQKNKIKARRQSAEINVKNAIVLFSLSIAGVNQELAISNRQHRIPRSLPGSYGTIEIETGETKQQQGMKLDKKTGLKSLFKPIDADTIDIYARAVFPAAFAAVNVIYWVAYTM; encoded by the exons AGCTATGAGTGACATCGGAGATTACATAGGTTCCAACATTGAAATCTCCTGGTTGCCCAACCTGGATGATTTGATGAAAGGGTACGCACGAAATTTCAGGCCTGGGATTGGAG GTCCTCCCGTTAATGTTGCTCTGGCAATCGAAGTAGCCAGCATTGACCACATCTCAGAAGTGAACATG GAATACACCATGACAGTATTTTTGCACCAGAGCTGGCGAGACGATCGTCTGTCTTACAACCACACCAATGAAACTCTGGGCTTGGACAGCAGGTTTGTGGACAAGCTCTGGTTGCCAGATACTTTCATAGTCAATGCCAAGTCTGCCTGGTTCCATGATGTGACTGTGGAAAACAAACTTATCAGGCTCCAGCCAGATGGAGTCATTTTATACAGCATCAG GATTACCTCAACAGTGGCCTGTGACATGGACCTTTCCAAGTACCCAATGGATGAGCAGGAATGCATGTTGGATTTGGAGAGCT ATGGCTACTCTTCAGAGGACATTGTCTACCACTGGTCAGAAAACCAGGAGGAGATCCATGGGCTGGATAAGCTGCAGCTTGCTCAATTCACAATTACCAATTACCAGTTCACAACAGAAATTATGAACTTCAAATCTG CAGGTCAGTTTCCCAGGCTCAGTCTCCACTTCCACCTTCGGCGAAATCGAGGAGTTTACATCATCCAGTCTTATGTCCCTTCCATCCTACTGGTGGCCATGTCGTGGGTGTCCTTCTGGATCAGCCAGTCAGCTGTGCCTGCCAGGGTGTCACTAG GTATCACTACTGTTCTTACAATGACCACTCTGATGGTCAGTGCCCGATCCTCACTCCCACGAGCCTCTGCCATCAAGGCACTGGACGTTTACTTCTGGATCTGCTACGTGTTTGTCTTTGCTGCACTGGTGGAATATGCCTTTGCACATTTCAATGCTGACTacatgaaaaagcagaagaacaaGATAAAGGCGAGAAGGCAGAGTGCAGAG ATCAACGTGAAGAATGCCATTGTTCTGTTTTCCCTCTCCATAGCTGGTGTGAACCAGGAACTGGCAATTTCTAACAGGCAGCACCGAATTCCCAGAAGCCTGCCTGGATCATATGGCACAATAGAAATAGAAACTGGAGagacaaaacagcagcagggaatgaAACTGGACAAAAAGACTGGCCTGAAGTCCCTCTTTAAGCCCATTGATGCTGACACCATTGACATTTATGCCAGAGCCGTGTTCCCAGCAGCCTTTGCAGCAGTCAATGTTATATAC
- the GABRD gene encoding gamma-aminobutyric acid receptor subunit delta isoform X4, whose amino-acid sequence MSDIGDYIGSNIEISWLPNLDDLMKGYARNFRPGIGGPPVNVALAIEVASIDHISEVNMEYTMTVFLHQSWRDDRLSYNHTNETLGLDSRFVDKLWLPDTFIVNAKSAWFHDVTVENKLIRLQPDGVILYSIRITSTVACDMDLSKYPMDEQECMLDLESYGYSSEDIVYHWSENQEEIHGLDKLQLAQFTITNYQFTTEIMNFKSAGQFPRLSLHFHLRRNRGVYIIQSYVPSILLVAMSWVSFWISQSAVPARVSLGITTVLTMTTLMVSARSSLPRASAIKALDVYFWICYVFVFAALVEYAFAHFNADYMKKQKNKIKARRQSAEINVKNAIVLFSLSIAGVNQELAISNRQHRIPRSLPGSYGTIEIETGETKQQQGMKLDKKTGLKSLFKPIDADTIDIYARAVFPAAFAAVNVIYWVAYTM is encoded by the exons ATGAGTGACATCGGAGATTACATAGGTTCCAACATTGAAATCTCCTGGTTGCCCAACCTGGATGATTTGATGAAAGGGTACGCACGAAATTTCAGGCCTGGGATTGGAG GTCCTCCCGTTAATGTTGCTCTGGCAATCGAAGTAGCCAGCATTGACCACATCTCAGAAGTGAACATG GAATACACCATGACAGTATTTTTGCACCAGAGCTGGCGAGACGATCGTCTGTCTTACAACCACACCAATGAAACTCTGGGCTTGGACAGCAGGTTTGTGGACAAGCTCTGGTTGCCAGATACTTTCATAGTCAATGCCAAGTCTGCCTGGTTCCATGATGTGACTGTGGAAAACAAACTTATCAGGCTCCAGCCAGATGGAGTCATTTTATACAGCATCAG GATTACCTCAACAGTGGCCTGTGACATGGACCTTTCCAAGTACCCAATGGATGAGCAGGAATGCATGTTGGATTTGGAGAGCT ATGGCTACTCTTCAGAGGACATTGTCTACCACTGGTCAGAAAACCAGGAGGAGATCCATGGGCTGGATAAGCTGCAGCTTGCTCAATTCACAATTACCAATTACCAGTTCACAACAGAAATTATGAACTTCAAATCTG CAGGTCAGTTTCCCAGGCTCAGTCTCCACTTCCACCTTCGGCGAAATCGAGGAGTTTACATCATCCAGTCTTATGTCCCTTCCATCCTACTGGTGGCCATGTCGTGGGTGTCCTTCTGGATCAGCCAGTCAGCTGTGCCTGCCAGGGTGTCACTAG GTATCACTACTGTTCTTACAATGACCACTCTGATGGTCAGTGCCCGATCCTCACTCCCACGAGCCTCTGCCATCAAGGCACTGGACGTTTACTTCTGGATCTGCTACGTGTTTGTCTTTGCTGCACTGGTGGAATATGCCTTTGCACATTTCAATGCTGACTacatgaaaaagcagaagaacaaGATAAAGGCGAGAAGGCAGAGTGCAGAG ATCAACGTGAAGAATGCCATTGTTCTGTTTTCCCTCTCCATAGCTGGTGTGAACCAGGAACTGGCAATTTCTAACAGGCAGCACCGAATTCCCAGAAGCCTGCCTGGATCATATGGCACAATAGAAATAGAAACTGGAGagacaaaacagcagcagggaatgaAACTGGACAAAAAGACTGGCCTGAAGTCCCTCTTTAAGCCCATTGATGCTGACACCATTGACATTTATGCCAGAGCCGTGTTCCCAGCAGCCTTTGCAGCAGTCAATGTTATATAC
- the GABRD gene encoding gamma-aminobutyric acid receptor subunit delta isoform X3 has product MEFLTWVFPALILLCTQQHRCIRAMSDIGDYIGSNIEISWLPNLDDLMKGYARNFRPGIGGPPVNVALAIEVASIDHISEVNMEYTMTVFLHQSWRDDRLSYNHTNETLGLDSRFVDKLWLPDTFIVNAKSAWFHDVTVENKLIRLQPDGVILYSIRITSTVACDMDLSKYPMDEQECMLDLESYGYSSEDIVYHWSENQEEIHGLDKLQLAQFTITNYQFTTEIMNFKSAGQFPRLSLHFHLRRNRGVYIIQSYVPSILLVAMSWVSFWISQSAVPARVSLGITTVLTMTTLMVSARSSLPRASAIKALDVYFWICYVFVFAALVEYAFAHFNADYMKKQKNKIKARRQSAEINVKNAIVLFSLSIAGVNQELAISNRQHRIPRSLPGSYGTIEIETGETKQQQGMKLDKKTGLKSLFKPIDADTIDIYARAVFPAAFAAVNVIYWVAYTM; this is encoded by the exons AGCTATGAGTGACATCGGAGATTACATAGGTTCCAACATTGAAATCTCCTGGTTGCCCAACCTGGATGATTTGATGAAAGGGTACGCACGAAATTTCAGGCCTGGGATTGGAG GTCCTCCCGTTAATGTTGCTCTGGCAATCGAAGTAGCCAGCATTGACCACATCTCAGAAGTGAACATG GAATACACCATGACAGTATTTTTGCACCAGAGCTGGCGAGACGATCGTCTGTCTTACAACCACACCAATGAAACTCTGGGCTTGGACAGCAGGTTTGTGGACAAGCTCTGGTTGCCAGATACTTTCATAGTCAATGCCAAGTCTGCCTGGTTCCATGATGTGACTGTGGAAAACAAACTTATCAGGCTCCAGCCAGATGGAGTCATTTTATACAGCATCAG GATTACCTCAACAGTGGCCTGTGACATGGACCTTTCCAAGTACCCAATGGATGAGCAGGAATGCATGTTGGATTTGGAGAGCT ATGGCTACTCTTCAGAGGACATTGTCTACCACTGGTCAGAAAACCAGGAGGAGATCCATGGGCTGGATAAGCTGCAGCTTGCTCAATTCACAATTACCAATTACCAGTTCACAACAGAAATTATGAACTTCAAATCTG CAGGTCAGTTTCCCAGGCTCAGTCTCCACTTCCACCTTCGGCGAAATCGAGGAGTTTACATCATCCAGTCTTATGTCCCTTCCATCCTACTGGTGGCCATGTCGTGGGTGTCCTTCTGGATCAGCCAGTCAGCTGTGCCTGCCAGGGTGTCACTAG GTATCACTACTGTTCTTACAATGACCACTCTGATGGTCAGTGCCCGATCCTCACTCCCACGAGCCTCTGCCATCAAGGCACTGGACGTTTACTTCTGGATCTGCTACGTGTTTGTCTTTGCTGCACTGGTGGAATATGCCTTTGCACATTTCAATGCTGACTacatgaaaaagcagaagaacaaGATAAAGGCGAGAAGGCAGAGTGCAGAG ATCAACGTGAAGAATGCCATTGTTCTGTTTTCCCTCTCCATAGCTGGTGTGAACCAGGAACTGGCAATTTCTAACAGGCAGCACCGAATTCCCAGAAGCCTGCCTGGATCATATGGCACAATAGAAATAGAAACTGGAGagacaaaacagcagcagggaatgaAACTGGACAAAAAGACTGGCCTGAAGTCCCTCTTTAAGCCCATTGATGCTGACACCATTGACATTTATGCCAGAGCCGTGTTCCCAGCAGCCTTTGCAGCAGTCAATGTTATATAC